The Aureitalea marina genome includes a window with the following:
- a CDS encoding CocE/NonD family hydrolase, translating into MRIAFILFLLIAPLATGQNYVTENYEKTEVQITMRDGIKLHTTIYSPKDKSKSYPILMQRTPYSSRPYGEGQMRSRIGPNEYLMKDGYIIVYQDVRGRWMSEGVYDNMRAYIPNKKGDQVDEASDTYDTIDWLVNNVSNNSGKVGVWGISYPGFYATYSLLDSHPALKAVSPQACIGDFFFDDFHHNGAYLLSYWRATAVFGYEKTEPSSTSWYQFPDLGSTDQYQFFLDNGPLKNLDKYYKEDNVFWQQLKDHPNYDEFWRSRGIIQHLKDIKPAVMVVGGLFDAEDLYGPFETYEKIEQRSNNYNTVVFGPWSHGDWARANERQAIGNVYFGDNISDHFQKDIEFNFFNHFLKGAADGNSGLPEAYMFDSGSREWKTYDQWPPAGAERKRMYLGADQQLALSAGDAFQEFVSDPAKPVPYSEDVKMVFTPRKYMTDDQRFSARRTDVLVYETEVLEEDLVLTGDILTRLNVATTGTDADWIVKVVDVYPPDAEDYQETQKYLKMGNYHMMVRSEVMRGRFRNSFENPEAFTPGQKTAVDLKLQDVHHTFKKGHKLQIQVQSTWFPLIDLNPQTFVPNIFKADASDFQKQTHQVFHDSYVELMVKE; encoded by the coding sequence ATGCGAATTGCTTTTATCCTTTTCTTGCTGATCGCCCCTTTGGCGACTGGCCAGAATTACGTTACCGAGAATTACGAGAAGACCGAGGTTCAGATCACTATGCGTGATGGGATCAAGTTGCATACCACTATTTACAGTCCCAAGGACAAATCAAAGTCTTATCCCATTTTAATGCAGAGGACGCCTTACAGTTCGAGACCTTATGGGGAAGGGCAGATGCGTTCACGTATTGGACCCAATGAATACCTGATGAAAGATGGTTATATCATCGTCTACCAGGATGTACGAGGCCGCTGGATGAGTGAAGGGGTTTACGATAATATGCGTGCCTATATCCCGAACAAAAAGGGAGATCAGGTGGACGAAGCCAGCGATACTTATGACACAATCGATTGGTTGGTCAATAATGTATCCAACAACAGTGGCAAGGTTGGCGTTTGGGGTATTTCATATCCTGGTTTCTACGCCACCTATAGTTTGTTGGATTCGCATCCGGCATTAAAAGCTGTTAGCCCACAGGCTTGTATAGGGGACTTCTTCTTCGATGATTTTCATCACAACGGTGCTTACTTGCTGAGCTATTGGAGGGCGACCGCGGTCTTTGGTTATGAAAAGACCGAACCCTCTTCTACCTCCTGGTATCAATTCCCGGACCTTGGTAGCACAGATCAATACCAGTTCTTCCTGGACAATGGACCACTGAAAAACTTGGATAAATATTACAAGGAAGACAATGTATTCTGGCAGCAGTTGAAAGATCATCCGAACTACGATGAATTCTGGAGAAGCCGGGGCATCATTCAGCATTTGAAGGACATCAAGCCTGCCGTAATGGTGGTAGGCGGTTTATTCGATGCCGAAGATCTATATGGTCCGTTTGAGACCTATGAGAAGATCGAACAGAGAAGCAATAATTACAATACAGTGGTGTTTGGTCCCTGGAGTCATGGGGATTGGGCCAGGGCTAACGAAAGACAGGCCATAGGTAATGTGTATTTTGGAGACAATATTTCCGATCATTTCCAGAAGGACATCGAATTCAATTTCTTTAATCACTTCTTAAAGGGCGCGGCAGATGGTAATTCCGGCTTACCGGAGGCCTATATGTTCGATTCGGGTAGTCGGGAGTGGAAAACCTATGATCAGTGGCCACCGGCAGGGGCAGAGCGCAAGCGAATGTACCTGGGGGCTGATCAACAACTGGCCTTGTCTGCAGGTGATGCCTTCCAGGAATTTGTGAGCGACCCGGCTAAACCCGTACCCTATTCGGAGGACGTCAAAATGGTCTTCACCCCGCGTAAATACATGACAGACGATCAGCGTTTTTCCGCCAGGAGGACTGATGTCTTGGTGTATGAAACGGAAGTCTTGGAAGAAGACCTAGTCTTGACCGGAGATATCCTGACCCGCTTAAATGTCGCAACTACAGGTACTGACGCCGATTGGATAGTTAAAGTGGTGGATGTTTATCCTCCAGATGCCGAGGATTATCAGGAAACCCAGAAATATCTAAAAATGGGGAACTACCACATGATGGTCCGTTCTGAAGTCATGCGGGGTCGATTCAGAAATAGTTTTGAAAACCCGGAGGCCTTTACTCCAGGACAGAAGACCGCCGTCGATCTAAAGCTACAGGACGTTCATCACACCTTCAAAAAAGGGCATAAACTACAGATCCAGGTCCAAAGTACCTGGTTTCCACTTATCGACCTCAATCCGCAGACCTTTGTACCAAATATCTTCAAAGCGGATGCCTCAGATTTTCAGAAACAGACCCATCAGGTATTTCATGACTCCTACGTGGAGTTGATGGTCAAGGAATAA
- a CDS encoding LacI family DNA-binding transcriptional regulator, which translates to MQKLTLKKIAQELEVSISTVSKALRDSPEISDDTRQKIKAFAKLYNYKPNNIALSLKNRKTKTIGVIIPEIVHYFFTTVISGIEKVANERGYNVIIGVSNESFTKEVINMEMLANGSIDGFILSVTKETQLKKDYHHLKETINQGMPIVMFDREVKDLECDKVVVDDVQGARKAVLHLIELGCKNIGIITTRDHVSVGNLRTVGYMNALALKGISLNENYILKLDDELDNDENIEQLQQEVSNYLQENPELDGLLSVNEKFALMAMKLAPVFGKAVPEQLKVIGFTDGVLSKYANPGLTTVSQHGRDLGEQAARILIDRLEEDEFEVPYERLVVETELIERGSTA; encoded by the coding sequence ATGCAGAAACTAACATTAAAAAAAATTGCTCAAGAACTCGAAGTTTCCATCTCAACAGTTTCTAAAGCATTAAGGGATAGCCCCGAGATCAGTGACGATACCCGTCAAAAGATCAAGGCCTTCGCCAAACTCTATAATTACAAACCCAATAATATTGCCCTAAGTCTTAAGAATCGAAAGACTAAGACCATAGGGGTGATCATACCGGAGATTGTACATTATTTCTTTACGACCGTGATCAGCGGGATCGAAAAGGTCGCAAACGAAAGAGGATACAATGTGATAATCGGGGTTTCTAACGAATCCTTTACCAAGGAAGTGATCAATATGGAAATGCTGGCCAACGGCAGTATTGATGGTTTCATTCTCTCGGTAACCAAGGAGACACAGTTGAAGAAGGATTATCATCACCTGAAGGAAACCATTAATCAGGGAATGCCCATAGTGATGTTTGATCGGGAGGTAAAGGATTTGGAATGCGATAAGGTGGTAGTTGATGATGTGCAGGGCGCGCGGAAAGCTGTTCTGCATCTGATTGAATTGGGATGCAAAAACATCGGGATCATTACAACCAGGGATCATGTCAGTGTTGGAAACTTGAGGACGGTTGGCTATATGAATGCATTGGCACTCAAGGGTATTTCCCTAAACGAGAATTACATTTTAAAATTGGACGACGAACTGGATAATGATGAGAATATCGAACAACTGCAGCAGGAAGTCTCTAATTACTTGCAAGAAAACCCGGAATTAGATGGCCTTTTAAGCGTTAACGAGAAGTTTGCACTGATGGCTATGAAATTAGCACCCGTCTTCGGAAAGGCGGTACCGGAACAACTTAAGGTCATAGGGTTTACCGATGGTGTTCTCTCCAAATACGCCAATCCAGGACTGACAACTGTAAGCCAGCATGGCCGGGACTTGGGTGAACAGGCAGCTCGAATCCTCATCGATCGGCTGGAAGAGGACGAGTTTGAGGTACCTTACGAGCGGCTGGTTGTAGAGACCGAATTGATCGAAAGGGGATCCACAGCCTAA